In one window of Bradysia coprophila strain Holo2 unplaced genomic scaffold, BU_Bcop_v1 contig_200, whole genome shotgun sequence DNA:
- the LOC119075388 gene encoding ATP-binding cassette sub-family G member 1-like, with product MVEGIDITFKQLTYKTTTGIFKKTEKNILDCISGTFRAGELSVILGPSGSGRTTLLNILSGLVQDNFQGTLNTDELNYTSLRNQSSYIMQDQMLHPLLTVAEAMDFAIQLKTGKTMDRVQRTHKCNIILKQLGLTDLGDTLTENLSGGERKRLSIAVELVNDPSILFLDEPTTGLDSHSSSKFVTYLSGLAKSGKCIICSIHCPSALMFQAFDHVYAIAEGKCIYQGSNNNLLTFLSELDLSCPESYNPADYLMEIATNQYGNLNYALTEKIENGLDDGYRKEMYLANTNRCETPAEIWKYKSTFIHQLLLLIQRNLLLMKRNRNYLLIRLAVSISLAILTGISFNNLGHLANHIFDNYKFIYTTTQFLTYSSFYSLMIRFPTDLSVLRREHFNRWYSSSSYYLALTIADIPVLIGVTIVFISISYYMTGQPIEHQRIMLMFVVGILISFTAQAFGLLASSIFSDVTISLVIGAGLMAVHMIFCGVLVLRKDVQPWLKWIFDITFLSHGNDGMVLALFGYNREKLECERIYCHYAEPKDFLKLIDAPSHISFHSFFIILLIVHSFTYINMMMKLKKIN from the exons ATGGTTGAAGGAATAGATATTACGTTTAAACAGCTAACGTACAAAACGACGACTGGAATATTCAAAAAAA ctgagaAAAATATTCTCGATTGCATTTCTGGTACATTTCGAGCTGGCGAATTATCTGTTATCCTCGGTCCCAGTGGTTCAGGACGTACAACGCTTTTGAACATATTAAGTGGACTAGTACAAGATAATTTTCAAGGAACACTGAACACAGACGAGCTAAACTACACTTCACTTAGAAATCAATCTTCTTACATCATGCAAGACCAAATGCTGCATCCACTGTTAACTGTAGCAGAAGCAATGGATTTTGCCATTCAATTGAAAACAGGAAAAACTATGGACAGAGTCCAACGAACGCATAAGTGCAacataattttaaaacaattagGCCTGACCGATTTAGGCGACACATTGACCGAAAATTTAAGTGGTGGAGAAAGGAAACGATTATCAATTGCTGTGGAACTTGTCAACGACCCATCGATTTTATTTCTCGATGAACCAACGACAGGTTTGGATTCACATTCATCATCAAAATTTGTAACATACCTGAGTGGTCTTGCAAAATCTGGTAAATGTATTATATGCTCGATTCACTGTCCGTCAGCGCTTATGTTTCAAGCATTTGACCATGTGTATGCCATCGCTGAAGGGAAATGTATTTATCAAGGATCAAACAACAACTTGCTGACGTTTCTGAGTGAATTAGATCTGTCTTGCCCTGAATCGTACAATCCTGCTGATTATTTAATGGAAATTGCGACGAATCAATATGGTAATTTGAATTATGCATTAACCGAGAAGATTGAAAATGGCCTGGACGATGGCTATCGAAAAGAAATGTATCTGGCAAATACCAACCGGTGTGAAACTCCTGCAGAAATCTGGAAGTACAAATCGACGTTCATTCACCAGTTGCTTCTATTGATCCAAAGAAATTTACTCTTAATGAAACGGAACCGGAATTATTTGCTTATACGTCTTGCTGTTTCTATTTCACTGGCCATTCTCACCGGcatttcatttaataatttaggTCACCTCGCAAACCACATATTTGACAACTACAAGTTTATCTACACCACGACCCAATTTTTAACCTATTCATCATTTTACTCGTTGATGATCAGGT TTCCGACCGATCTTTCAGTTTTGCGAAGAGAGCATTTCAATCGTTGGTATTCGAGCTCAAGTTATTATTTAGCACTAACCATAGCCGATATACCAGTATTAATTGGAGTCACAATCGTCTTCATTTCAATATCATATTATATGACAG GTCAGCCGATAGAACATCAACGCATAATGCTGATGTTTGTGGTCGGCATTTTAATATCATTTACTGCACAAGCGTTTGGCTTGTTAGCTAGCTCAATATTTTCGGATGTTACG ATTTCGTTGGTAATCGGGGCTGGACTGATGGCTGTACATATGATCTTTTGCGGAGTTTTGGTTTTGAGGAAGGACGTTCAACCATGGCTAAAATGGATATTTGACATTACTTTCTTAAGTCATGGTAATGATGGAATGGTGCTTGCTCTATTTGGCTATAATCGAGAGAAATTGGAATGCGAGAGAATTTATTGTCATTACGCTGAACcgaaagattttttgaaattaattgatgCTCCCAGTCATATCtcgtttcattcattttttataattcttcTCATTGTGCATAGTTTTACTTATATCAATATGATGATGAAacttaagaaaataaattaa
- the LOC119075325 gene encoding FAD-binding monooxygenase ktnD-like: MSSPTKSWSNGMPKIGIIGGGMSGLCAAVRLQQKLGITSFTIFEKNADVGGVWLTHTYPGCEVDIPGHFYSYSFEPNSNWSVNYPPQHEILEYLRSVTGKHRIYDHIKFQHEVKTMTWNDDLKKWILEYAEVDASSVGADSDLKTQMFDIVIMALGGLRIPCIPNELKGFTGPTMHTAEWNHEIELKNKKVAVIGSGASAIQVIPNIVNDVQTLHCYQRKAAYVIPRTQFSFPNFVKFFFFYIPFIMWLYRCLIFMLHEIFHSAFDRGSLMHRLMCRITKNYRERELKAHKDLSDDLTPKYSFGCKRALISDEYYAAMTQPNVHLHMSHIDKIVGQTIYTKDGTKEEIDILILATGYNVYDYFSPLKVFGKHGQNALQTWFDNEPRCYYGTVFNAAPNAFVLLGPNSAPSHTSVIFTIECQVDFMINAVREMMRRHATVMNVKTSAVDEFMDKLRADMTKKVWYEEDCGSWWANSRGAIVSLWSDYAITFWRQTRTIDWSKFEIN, translated from the exons ATGTCATCGCCTACCAAGAGCTGGTCGAATGGTATGCCTAAAATTGGAATCATCGGCGGTGG TATGTCCGGTCTGTGTGCCGCCGTTCGCCTACAGCAAAAGTTGGGAATCACATCATTTACGATATTCGAGAAAAATGCTGACGTCGGCGGCGTATGGTTGACACATACGTATCCAG GTTGTGAAGTCGACATTCCTGGACATTTCTACAGTTACTCTTTCGAACCAAATTCAA ATTGGTCTGTCAACTATCCACCCCAGCACGAAATACTGGAATATCTACGTAGCGTCACAGGAAAGCACCGAATCTACGACCACATAAAGTTTCAGCATGAAGTTAAGACGATGACTTGGAACGACGACCTGAAGAAATGGATTCTCGAATATGCCGAAGTTGATGCTTCTTCCGTCGGTGCTGACAGCGATTTGAAGACTCAGATGTTCGACATTGT TATCATGGCACTGGGCGGGCTCCGCATCCCATGCATTCCAAACGAATTGAAAGGCTTTACTGGACCCACGATGCACACGGCCGAATGGAATcacgaaattgaattgaaaaataagaaagtCGCCGTGATCGGTAGTGGGGCGTCGGCCATTCAGGTTATACCGAACATAGTCAACGATGTTCAGACATTGCACTGCTATCAGCGAAAGGCGGCATATGTTATTCCCagaacacaattttctttcccgaattttgtgaaattttttttcttttacattccGTTCATCATGTGGCTGTACCGGTGTTTGATTTTCATGCTGCACGAAATATTTCACTCAGCATTCGATCGTGGCAGCCTAATGCACAGATTGA TGTGTAGAAtaaccaaaaattatcgcgAACGTGAACTGAAGGCGCACAAGGACTTGAGCGACGATCTGACCCCAAAATACAGTTTCGGATGCAAACGAGCACTCATATCTGACGAGTACTATGCTGCAATGACGCAACCCAACGTCCATCTACACATGAGCCACATTGACAAAATTGTTGGTCAAACGATATACACCAAAGATGGAACGAAAGAGGAGATCGAT ATTTTAATATTGGCCACAGGCTACAACGTCTATGACTACTTCAGCCCATTGAAAGTGTTTGGAAAACATGGCCAGAATGCTCTGCAAACTTGGTTTGATAATGAGCCCCGATGCTATTACGGTACCGTGTTCAATGCTGCGCCGAATGCTTTTGTACTTCTTGGACCTAATTCG GCACCATCTCACACCTCGGTTATTTTCACGATCGAATGTCAAGTCGATTTTATGATCAATGCCGTTCGGGAAATGATGCGCCGACACGCTACAGTGATGAATGTCAAAACGTCGGCTGTAGATGAATTTATGGACAAATTGAGAGCGGATATGACAAAGAAGGTGTGGTACGAGGAAGACTGTGGCTCGTGGTGGGCCAACTCAAGGGGTGCCATTGTATCTCTGTGGAGTGACTATGCCATCACCTTTTGGAGGCAGACTAGGACCATTGACTGgtccaaatttgaaattaattga